One Longimicrobiaceae bacterium genomic region harbors:
- a CDS encoding Fic family protein, whose protein sequence is MGESGWNPLWHYNDSIVASLTEIARASAAVEQHAWSPLVEEEIRFRARLRSTHFSTRIEGNRLTLAEAEQVVRGRRVQFAGRQRDVKEVDNYWHAMLQVETWAQARSALSEDLVRRLHALVEQGPRRKPSAYRIQQNVVTDAASGAIVYMPPEAGDVPRLMTDLIAWIGEAEGAGVAAPVIAGLAHYQLVTIHPFMDGNGRTARLLATLILHRGGLGLRGFYSLEEYHARDITTYYDHLATHEHHNYYEGREDVDLTPWVEYFTSAVARVFTIAREEAIRASERGVPAEPDAIRRLDARARRVLSLFSSTDTITTTDVMKILPLSDRSVRSHLTQWVDAGFLQVANSTNRGRRYSLSEVYRKYVGRLSEANFSAEPDL, encoded by the coding sequence ATGGGCGAATCTGGTTGGAACCCTCTTTGGCATTACAACGACAGCATCGTCGCCTCGCTGACGGAGATCGCGCGTGCGAGCGCGGCGGTCGAGCAGCACGCGTGGTCTCCTCTCGTCGAGGAGGAAATTCGTTTTCGTGCCCGCCTCAGATCGACGCACTTCTCCACGCGCATCGAGGGGAACCGCCTGACGCTCGCGGAAGCCGAGCAGGTGGTTCGGGGCAGGCGCGTCCAGTTCGCAGGCCGGCAACGGGACGTGAAAGAGGTGGACAACTACTGGCACGCGATGCTTCAGGTCGAAACCTGGGCACAGGCCAGGTCTGCCCTTTCTGAGGATCTCGTACGCAGGCTGCACGCCCTTGTCGAGCAGGGGCCCCGCCGGAAACCTTCGGCGTACCGGATTCAGCAGAACGTGGTCACCGACGCCGCAAGCGGGGCGATCGTGTACATGCCGCCCGAGGCCGGCGACGTGCCGCGCCTCATGACGGACCTGATCGCCTGGATCGGCGAGGCTGAAGGGGCCGGTGTCGCCGCACCGGTCATCGCGGGCCTGGCTCACTATCAGCTGGTGACGATCCACCCTTTCATGGACGGGAACGGCCGCACGGCTCGGCTGCTCGCGACGCTGATCCTCCACCGCGGCGGGCTGGGACTGCGAGGGTTCTACTCGCTCGAGGAGTACCACGCTCGCGACATCACCACCTACTACGATCACCTCGCTACCCACGAGCACCACAACTACTACGAAGGGCGTGAGGACGTCGACCTCACGCCCTGGGTGGAGTATTTCACCAGCGCCGTTGCACGCGTGTTCACCATCGCCCGCGAAGAGGCGATCCGTGCTTCGGAACGGGGAGTCCCTGCCGAGCCGGATGCGATCCGCCGCTTGGACGCGCGCGCTCGGCGCGTCCTCTCGCTCTTCAGCAGCACGGACACCATCACGACGACGGATGTGATGAAGATCCTCCCGCTCTCCGACCGGTCTGTCCGGAGTCACCTCACCCAATGGGTGGACGCGGGTTTCCTTCAGGTGGCGAATTCCACGAACCGTGGCCGGCGGTATTCGTTGTCGGAAGTTTATCGGAAGTACGTCGGCAGGTTGTCGGAAGCGAACTTCTCCGCCGAACCTGACCTGTAA
- a CDS encoding radical SAM protein codes for MLYEVKDGKVQTQAVEYSVAYHCNLKCAHCSHMAPFIGKKLPPLESFAQDVFRLSDALHARDIRLVGGEPLLNPQIVDFLKAARASGIASQVMVTTNGLLLNSMKDAFWENVDFVWLSQYPGASPPEKILDRVRERAEQSNTRLDVDPSFHFRTTITTDPHPQDWMTRMIFRTCESAHRFHCHMIHEGRLFKCACPPFMPEYLARMGRNGYDSSVDAFHIHQARDIQAELQAYLFSTEPLKACSNCLGYVGKWQDHRQLTKDVVEHPEQERISRDTHVDTRRFIQASAMYYLRRGAETVTGKPHW; via the coding sequence ATGCTATACGAAGTGAAGGACGGCAAGGTGCAGACGCAGGCGGTGGAGTATTCGGTGGCGTACCACTGCAACCTGAAGTGCGCGCACTGCTCGCACATGGCGCCGTTCATCGGCAAGAAGCTGCCGCCGCTGGAGAGCTTCGCCCAGGACGTGTTCCGCCTCAGCGACGCCCTGCATGCCCGCGACATCCGCCTGGTGGGCGGCGAGCCGCTGCTGAACCCGCAGATCGTGGACTTCCTGAAGGCCGCGCGCGCCTCCGGCATCGCCAGCCAGGTCATGGTCACCACCAACGGGCTGCTGCTGAACAGCATGAAGGACGCGTTCTGGGAGAACGTGGACTTCGTGTGGCTCAGCCAGTACCCCGGCGCCAGCCCGCCGGAGAAGATCCTGGACCGCGTGCGCGAGCGGGCCGAGCAGAGCAACACGCGGCTGGACGTGGACCCCAGCTTCCACTTCCGCACCACCATCACCACCGACCCGCACCCGCAGGACTGGATGACGCGGATGATCTTCCGCACCTGCGAGAGCGCGCACCGCTTCCACTGCCACATGATCCACGAGGGGCGTCTGTTCAAGTGCGCCTGCCCGCCGTTCATGCCCGAGTACCTGGCGCGCATGGGCCGCAACGGCTACGACTCGTCGGTAGATGCGTTCCACATCCACCAGGCCCGGGACATCCAGGCCGAGCTCCAGGCGTACCTCTTCAGCACCGAGCCGCTGAAGGCGTGCAGCAACTGCCTGGGCTACGTGGGCAAGTGGCAGGACCACCGCCAGCTCACGAAGGATGTGGTGGAGCACCCGGAGCAGGAGCGTATCTCGCGTGACACGCACGTGGACACGCGCCGCTTCATCCAGGCCTCCGCCATGTACTACCTCCGCCGCGGCGCCGAGACGGTGACAGGCAAGCCGCACTGGTAG
- the rfbF gene encoding glucose-1-phosphate cytidylyltransferase, with amino-acid sequence MKVVILAGGLGTRLAEETSTRPKPMVEVGGRPLLWHVMNIYAAHGFNDFVIACGYRGEMIKDYFRHLFFQQADLVINLMDGSYRALNTGTPDWKVACVDTGMESMTGGRLRRLRKWLDDEPFMLTYGDGVGDVDVDELVRFHRRHGKLATVTAVRPPARFGGLVFDGDAVCEFSEKPQAAEGWINGGFFVFEPGVLDYLDGDDTILERRPLERLAADGELMAFRHEGFWQPMDTLRERQLLESLWATGKAPWKVWETDDAKSRELLPR; translated from the coding sequence ATGAAGGTCGTCATCCTGGCCGGCGGCCTCGGCACCCGCCTGGCCGAAGAGACCTCCACGCGCCCCAAGCCCATGGTGGAGGTGGGCGGCCGGCCCCTCCTGTGGCACGTCATGAACATCTACGCCGCCCACGGCTTCAACGACTTCGTGATCGCCTGCGGCTACCGCGGCGAGATGATCAAGGACTACTTCCGCCACCTCTTCTTCCAGCAGGCCGACCTGGTCATCAACCTCATGGACGGCAGCTACCGCGCGCTCAACACGGGCACGCCGGACTGGAAGGTCGCGTGCGTGGACACCGGCATGGAGAGCATGACGGGCGGCCGCCTGCGCCGCCTGCGCAAGTGGCTGGACGACGAGCCCTTCATGCTCACCTACGGCGACGGCGTGGGCGACGTGGACGTGGACGAGCTGGTGCGCTTCCACCGGCGCCACGGCAAGCTGGCCACGGTCACCGCCGTGCGGCCCCCGGCGCGCTTCGGCGGCCTGGTGTTCGACGGCGACGCGGTGTGCGAGTTCTCGGAGAAGCCGCAGGCGGCCGAGGGGTGGATCAACGGCGGCTTCTTCGTCTTCGAGCCCGGCGTGCTGGACTACCTGGACGGCGACGACACCATCCTGGAGCGCCGCCCGCTGGAGCGCCTGGCGGCCGACGGCGAGCTGATGGCGTTCCGCCACGAGGGCTTCTGGCAGCCCATGGACACCCTGCGCGAGCGCCAGCTGCTGGAGTCGCTGTGGGCCACCGGCAAGGCACCCTGGAAGGTATGGGAGACCGATGACGCGAAGTCTCGCGAGCTTCTACCGCGGTAA
- the rfbG gene encoding CDP-glucose 4,6-dehydratase gives MTRSLASFYRGKTVLVTGHTGFKGSWLSVMLKSLGARVVGFALAPPAGEPSMYRDAGVGRGMTSITGDVRDAAALAAAVRAFEPQVVLHLAAQPLVRGGYRDPVGTYATNVMGTVHVLEAVRRAPSVRSVVVVTTDKVYEPDPRGLPFREADRLGGPCPYSSSKAAAEMVASAYRASYFSGGRGSPGLATARAGNVIGGGDWAGERVVPDLVRAVAAKKPLVLRNPGAVRPWQHVLEPLRGYLMLAARLATDGAGSAGAWNFGPRDEDAVPVGELAERFAAGWGGDAVRVVVRPDPQGGHETPVLRLDRRKARARLGWDPLLSLDEAVGLTVDWYRAWLHDPADAETATEEQVAAYLARAAAAPPARVVRPGGLFRAPADQPDEPLPVTGEA, from the coding sequence ATGACGCGAAGTCTCGCGAGCTTCTACCGCGGTAAGACCGTCCTGGTCACCGGCCACACCGGCTTCAAGGGGAGTTGGCTGTCGGTGATGCTCAAGTCGCTGGGCGCGCGCGTGGTGGGCTTCGCGCTGGCACCCCCTGCCGGCGAGCCGTCCATGTACCGCGACGCGGGCGTGGGCCGCGGCATGACCTCCATCACCGGCGACGTGCGCGACGCCGCGGCGCTCGCCGCAGCCGTGCGCGCCTTCGAGCCGCAGGTGGTGCTGCACCTGGCCGCCCAGCCGCTGGTGCGCGGCGGCTACCGCGACCCGGTGGGCACCTACGCCACCAACGTCATGGGCACCGTGCACGTGCTGGAAGCCGTGCGCCGCGCGCCCTCCGTCCGCTCCGTCGTGGTCGTGACCACCGACAAGGTCTACGAGCCCGACCCGCGCGGCCTGCCCTTCCGCGAGGCCGACCGGCTGGGCGGGCCCTGCCCGTACAGCTCCAGCAAGGCCGCGGCGGAGATGGTCGCCTCGGCCTACCGCGCCTCGTACTTCAGCGGCGGGCGCGGCTCGCCGGGGCTGGCGACGGCGCGCGCGGGCAACGTGATCGGCGGGGGCGACTGGGCGGGCGAGCGCGTGGTGCCCGACCTCGTCCGCGCGGTCGCCGCGAAGAAGCCGCTGGTGCTGCGCAACCCGGGCGCGGTGCGGCCCTGGCAGCACGTGCTGGAGCCGCTGCGGGGCTACCTGATGCTCGCCGCGCGCCTGGCCACCGACGGCGCGGGCTCCGCCGGCGCGTGGAACTTCGGGCCGCGCGACGAGGACGCGGTGCCCGTGGGCGAGCTGGCCGAACGTTTCGCGGCGGGCTGGGGCGGCGACGCCGTGCGCGTGGTGGTGCGGCCCGACCCGCAGGGCGGGCACGAGACGCCGGTGCTGCGGCTGGACCGCCGTAAGGCGCGCGCCCGGCTCGGCTGGGACCCGCTGCTCTCGCTGGACGAAGCGGTTGGTCTGACGGTGGATTGGTATCGCGCCTGGCTGCACGACCCCGCAGACGCCGAGACCGCCACGGAGGAACAGGTCGCCGCGTACCTCGCCCGCGCCGCAGCAGCACCGCCGGCACGAGTGGTACGCCCCGGCGGTCTTTTCCGCGCCCCGGCGGACCAGCCGGACGAGCCGCTGCCGGTGACGGGAGAAGCGTGA